One Euphorbia lathyris chromosome 1, ddEupLath1.1, whole genome shotgun sequence DNA segment encodes these proteins:
- the LOC136210971 gene encoding GATA transcription factor 19-like, whose amino-acid sequence MMHRCSSSSSSQGNMMGQCTCGLFHPQTNSSFTMLFSHKSYDDTDHHMYSSSSASVDCTLSLGTPSTRLCEDDDKRLRHENHRPTSSFCWDILQNKNTPYNSSQTHNKTNRGANNNANADPLLARRCANCDTTSTPLWRNGPRGPKSLCNACGIRFKKEERRASAASSSSGMMEQQQYGYQNNNSNNSWVQTAQKMQMQPCYSPANANEMRFMEESDDRDYSDSSSTSSGIPFLSWRLNVTDRPSLVHDFTR is encoded by the exons ATGATGCACAGgtgcagcagcagcagcagctcaCAAGGAAATATGATGGGTCAATGTACATGTGGCTTGTTTCATCCCCAAACTAACTCCTCTTTCACTATGCTTTTTTCTCACAAATCTTACGATGACACAGACCATCATATgtactcttcttcttctgcttcagTTGATTGCACTCTTTCTTTAGGAACTCCTTCCACTCGTCTATGTGAAGACGATGACAAAAGACTCCGCCATGAAAACCACCGCCCAACTTCTTCTTTCTGCTGGGATATCTTGCAGAATAAAAACACTCCTTATAACTCCTCCCAAACCCATAATAAAACTAACCGTGGGGctaataataatgctaatgctgACCCTCTCCTCGCTCGCCGGTGTGCTAATTGCGATACAACTTCTACTCCACTTTGGAGAAACGGCCCTAGAGGACCTAAG TCATTGTGCAATGCTTGTGGAATTCGGTTCAAGAAAGAAGAGAGGCGAGCAAGTGcagcatcatcatcatcaggaatGATGGAGCAGCAGCAGTATGGATATCagaataataatagtaataattcATGGGTACAAACAGCGCAGAAAATGCAAATGCAGCCATGCTATTCTCCAGCAAATGCAAATGAAATGAGATTCATGGAAGAAAGTGATGATAGAGATTATTCAGAttcttcttcaacttcttcGGGTATTCCCTTCCTTTCTTGGAGACTCAACGTCACTGACAGGCCTAGTCTTGTCCATGACTTTACGAGATag